CCGGCCTCCCGGCGGCGCGCGCTGTTGGGGCGCGGCGGCGGCGTGTCACCCCGCGCCCGGAACGAGGGCTGGCGGGGCGGTGCATTTGGCGGCGGCTTGCGCCAGATGGGCGGAGGCGGCGACGCCGTCGATCACCCGCATGCCTGTCCGCGCGGCGAGCAGGCCGGCCAGCGGCGCCATTCCGGCGCAGCCGAGGAGCACGCATTCGGCGCCGTCTTCGGCCTTCGCGGCCCGCATTTCCGCCACGATGCGTTCGATCGTGCCCGCGGCGCCCGCCTCGATGGTGAGCACCGGCAGGCCGCAGGCGCGCACCGAGGCGCGGAGCCCGGACAGGCCAAGGGCGGCGATATTGCCCTCGAGCACCGGGACGGAGACGGGCAGGGAGGTGATGACCGAATACCGCAGCCCGAGGAGCGTCGCCATGACATAGGAGGACTGGCCGATGCCCAGGACGGGGCAGTCCGCCTGTGCCCGCGCCTCGGCGAGGCCGGTATCGTCGAAACAGGCGATGACGACCGCGTCGGCCCCTCCGGCGCGCGCG
The nucleotide sequence above comes from Celeribacter indicus. Encoded proteins:
- a CDS encoding aspartate/glutamate racemase family protein encodes the protein MKLTYINPNSTARMTRGIVSAARQALPEAEITGLTNTAGPPAIEGPADGAAALPGVLSLLETARAGGADAVVIACFDDTGLAEARAQADCPVLGIGQSSYVMATLLGLRYSVITSLPVSVPVLEGNIAALGLSGLRASVRACGLPVLTIEAGAAGTIERIVAEMRAAKAEDGAECVLLGCAGMAPLAGLLAARTGMRVIDGVAASAHLAQAAAKCTAPPALVPGAG